The DNA sequence TCGCCACCCACGCAGGCCGCAATCGGCGTTCGAGGATGACGTCAGCCTGCTCTTTGCCTCGCTGGGCGAAGCAGCTCAGGTCGAGGAAGAGCTGCAGGTCGCTGACCACCCTGAGCCCTTCAACGACCCTCGACTCGAACAGGACCGAGTGCCGATAGAAGGGCGATAGGACGACGAGGTTCGCCTCTCCTTCCGCCGGTCTCGCCTGCAGTGCTCTTGCGAACTCCGCTTCGAGCTTCGGCTGCTCGGGTGAGATGTAAAGGTGCACCTCGCGGAACTGAACAAATCCTGCAACGAGCGACGCTCCCCCATGAAGACTCAGACCCCATGCCGGGTCTGCAGCCCCCCGGAGCCCCTTCAGCCGCTCGAGCAATTCCTCGGCGTTTCTCGCATGGACGTAGTACCGGGATTCGTCCTGCCTTCGAAACCGCGGCCGATAGAAGGAGACCCACTCTTCGAGAAGGTCCTCTCGCGCGACGAGCTCGAGCCGTTGCTGATTCGACTTCAGGTAACCCATCTCCCGCAGCCTGACCAGGCCGTTCGAGACCGCCGAGGGACTCAGGCCGATCCTTCCGGCAAGCTCTCGGACACCAACCTGTTGGGCGGGCCTCATGAGCAGGTAGCGAAGCAACTTCGAGTTTCGATCCGCGAAAACACCCGCGGCAGGCCTCCTGGCCTGGGCCGATTTTTCCGCGACCTCCCTGTCCACGAGAAAGCCGCGCGACTTGAAGAACCTGTTCCCGGACAGGTCGCCAAACCACACGCCTTCCTGTCGAAGCCGCTCCCGCATCGGCCGCCCGAGATGCTCCGCAAAGATCACGGGCTGCACTTCACGCTCTGAATGACTTCGGAGCTGGTGGAGCGCGTGCTCGATCGGCACACGACGCGCATTCGACTCGAACTCGACGGCGCACATCTTCCGCTCCCCGCCGGGAAGCTCGACTTCCATCTCCGCGTCGGGGCGCCACTGTTGATGGCGGCCCCCCTTCACCCAGCGCACGGCCGCGCCAGCCTCTGAAAGGTAGGCCTCCAGGGCCTTCCGCCCGCGGCTTTCGATACTCGGCGCGTTCATCGCAATCGTCGTGTTTACGGTTCCGTAAACATAGTGATTATAGCGAACAGCCGCGGTGGGTCAATTCTCCTCGCGCTTCTGCCCTCCCGGATGCGGATCACGGTGGTCATCTCGCTCCAGGACCGCGGTGAAAGGCCCCCGCTCTGAAAGCGTGCGCACACCTTCATCAACGGCATCCCTCAGCACCGCCTCGAGCGCCTTTCCGGATGGCGCCTCGACCGCCGTGTAGTCGAGATCCTCGGAAAAGCGATATTCGCCGAAGTACAGCTTCTTCAGGGCGGTGCCGCCCTTGAACACCAGCGCTGATCTCAGCTCCGGGCTGCGCGCTTACGGCCGCGAGAAGGTGGCCGATCACGTAGTCCTTCGCGACCGTGTCGAGCGGAAGGCCGAGCTTGCGTGCGCGCTGCTGGAGCGTCTTCTGGAGCGGGATCATGATGACGATGATGATCGCGACCGGGCGCTCGTGAAGTTGTCCTGCAGCATCCACTCACGGATGACCGGTCCCTGCGCCGGCCTCGCCGGGTCCAGCCGCTGCACCCCAGTCACCGGCACCGCCCTCAGCCGATTGAGGATTGCGCGCGGGGCGCCTCCGGCTTCGAGCGCCCATCCGAGGCGCTTCGCTGTGACAGCGACCTTGATCTCGACGGCGTACCGAGCGAGCCTCTCCAGATCCAACGCCTTGCGATGTTCGTCCAGCACGGATACCGCCTCGGCCAGACCGCCGAACGCTCTCGGAGAAA is a window from the Acidobacteriota bacterium genome containing:
- a CDS encoding nucleotidyl transferase AbiEii/AbiGii toxin family protein; amino-acid sequence: MFKGGTALKKLYFGEYRFSEDLDYTAVEAPSGKALEAVLRDAVDEGVRTLSERGPFTAVLERDDHRDPHPGGQKREEN